In Acidisarcina polymorpha, the DNA window CAGCACTAGAGCAACTCCATCCGGAGAGGACCTCACATATTGAAGACTTCGAAACGTCTCATAACTCGACACGTAGAAGCTTAGCTGGTCGCACGATCCCATCAGGCGGGGGCGACGCAGTACCGCCATCGGAGAGGAAGAAGGCGACCTTCCCATACTCTCCTGGGGCTCGACTCCATGCGCCACTCGAAGGTCCAATGAGTTCTTCGTCAAAAGGATCCCCTGCTACGCTCTGTGTGAATCCGCTGTTCTCGGCAGGATCCATCGAGACTCGGTCAATTGTGTTTTGGCGGTGGGTTGCAAGGTATATGACGCCAGCATCCTCGTCAATACAGAAGTCATCTCCCATCCTACCGGCGACAACCAGTTCGGGCTCTCCTGCAGGATCGTGCGTGCTTGGATCAACCGGTATACGCATGAAGAGCTTTTTGGCAGTCGCAGTGTAGTAAAGATGATTCGTCTTCGCCGCGAAACGTACACCATTGACACCCGGCTGTTCGGGTTTGAGTTGGCCGGGATAGTAATCGATGCTTTCGTGCTTCATCCAAACACGGCCGTCGGGGCCCCTCCACCTGGTGGCAGATCAATGCGCCAGATCAGGCTCGCGAAGGAATCTGCTATCAGCAACACCCCAGGCGCGATTAGGCAGCTGCCATTCAAACCCCGGGCCAAAGCGGGGAGCTGCAGCACCATCTCCGGTTGGACCGACGCCCCTACACGCCAGTTGCGCAGATCCAGTCGGTGGAGATATGCCTCGTGCGTGGTGTAGAAGTTCCCGGTAGCGATGTAGAAAATGTCCGGCTCAACTTCTGTAATGCCGCATACCACTTCAGCAAAAGTGAACAACAATACCGGCGTGACTGTTTGCTCTCCAGTCACCGATGGAACAAACCACAATTCATGATGGTTCGCGACCGTGACTAGGATCGAGTTGTCTTGGCGGACAGCAAGATTCTCCAGAAAGTATTTGTGCGGGAAATATGCGACTGTCGAGAGTTTAGCTCCATTTATCTTTCCTGGTGGCATTGTAAGAATCTCCATGGAGCGAAGGCGACTACTAAATCTTACGATGCGATGCGCAGTGAGCACGCTTCCCCAGTCGCTATAGCATAAGCGCAATCTCGTTTTGCTCTGCGAGAACGCGCAACAGGACCTGCCTGAGCATCTATGCTTTGGAACTCGCCTACACAGAAGCGCGGCTTGAGCTCCAGTCGCCGTTAGGTAGAGGCTGTTCCGCATCGACGCTCTGGCGTTGACCACAGGAGGATGTATGGCAGAAACACCTGATTTTGGGACCTTCGGCCGTTTTCAGGAAACGCCAATCGGCGAAATGTCGCCGGACATGAAAGATGCCTATGATTTCACGATGAAGCTCCGCGGGGTTGTACCCGGCCCTCATAAAATTTGGCTAGCAAACCCGAAGTTATCCAAGACAATCGTTCCGACCGGATACTACTACCAACAGGAGTCTACGCTCACCAAGGCTGAGATCGAAATCGTAACAAACATCATCAATGGGCAGTGGCGGGCGGCATACGGCAACTATGAACATGAACAAATCGGTGAGAAGCAAGGCCACCTCGAACCCAAGAGCGTAGAGGCCCTCATTGCCGGCTTGCCAACAACTTTTGCGGACTCGCGAGAGCAGTCCGTTTATGAGCTCGCTCTAGCGCTTGCCAGTCATCGCGTCGTTCCAACTGGGCTGTATAAGCGATGCAAGGATCTCCTGGGCGACGCCGGCATTGTTGACGTCACGGTGCTCATGGGTTGGTTCACGATGGTTTCTCTAACTCTGATGGCCTTCGACGTACCTTCGAATGCTGTCGGTCTCGATCAGTAAGGAGAGCGTGTGTCTAAGACTAATGATGGTCTTGGGGGCCGGATTGCGTTGTCAGAACCGACTGGGCTGACGGCTAGCCAGCAGAGCCTCTACAAGGAAATCAGCGAAACTGCTGTTCCTTGGGCCGACGCCTCCGGTTTTGTAGCGAAGATGGAGGACGGCCGTCTTATCGGGCCCTTCAATATTGTTTTAGAAAGTCCAGAACTCGGAGGTGCTTTTCTAAAGTTCCAGAATGCAGAACAGAGCATGACAAGCTTGCCGGAGCGAGTGCGTCAAATTGTGATCCTCACCGTTGGATCTGTCTGGAAGGCGCCATACGAGTTGTATGCTCATGCTGCTGTCGCGCGAACCGCGGGGCTCCAGGAGAATACCATTAAGGAGCTTGCAAAGGGTGAGGTTGCAACCGGTCTGCCGAAAGAAGAACAGTTGGCCCAGCAGTTTACAAAGCAACTCGCGCTGGAGCGAACCGTCTCACAGGAAGTATTCGATCGAGCCAAGGATGCGTTCGGAGTCCGAGGTCTCGTCGATATGGTTTTTCTTGCAGGGTGTTACGAAACCGTATGCTCGCTGTTAAACACGTTTGCTGTTCCCGTGCCCGGCAGCGAGCCTGGCAAGCAAATCGGGAAACAGGTGAGCGGATGAGCACGGGGGACTTCGACTTGATTAGTCGCGCCTACGCCCACAGAGACTATCGATATTCCTAAATACGTCCTCGGTTGCTTTGTCATCAGGTGAGACAAAAGCC includes these proteins:
- a CDS encoding carboxymuconolactone decarboxylase family protein produces the protein MAETPDFGTFGRFQETPIGEMSPDMKDAYDFTMKLRGVVPGPHKIWLANPKLSKTIVPTGYYYQQESTLTKAEIEIVTNIINGQWRAAYGNYEHEQIGEKQGHLEPKSVEALIAGLPTTFADSREQSVYELALALASHRVVPTGLYKRCKDLLGDAGIVDVTVLMGWFTMVSLTLMAFDVPSNAVGLDQ
- a CDS encoding carboxymuconolactone decarboxylase family protein; protein product: MSKTNDGLGGRIALSEPTGLTASQQSLYKEISETAVPWADASGFVAKMEDGRLIGPFNIVLESPELGGAFLKFQNAEQSMTSLPERVRQIVILTVGSVWKAPYELYAHAAVARTAGLQENTIKELAKGEVATGLPKEEQLAQQFTKQLALERTVSQEVFDRAKDAFGVRGLVDMVFLAGCYETVCSLLNTFAVPVPGSEPGKQIGKQVSG